The Algoriphagus sp. TR-M9 genome has a window encoding:
- a CDS encoding phytoene desaturase family protein, which yields MKAVDKHKQYDAIIVGSGPNGLAAGIALAQKGKKVKIIEAGDTVGGGARTKFLTLPGYKHDVCSAIHPMAMASPFFASLPLEKYGLKWITPPFPVAHPLDNEPAIIMDLDIHKTANELGIDKAAYLKLLNPIVRDFNDLLPDLLGPFNPFPKSPIKVAKFGLNAIRSATSLVNSKFDGDRSRALFAGLAAHSIQPLDNVATSAIALVLGAAGHAVGWPLPEGGSQSLANALADHFAFLGGEIETGKLITSVDQLSEAKTILFDITPQQILSIAENEIPKSYADKLKDYRYGPGVFKLDLALDGPIPWKDENCNNAATVHIGGTFEEIAEAENQVFEGKHPEKPFVLLTQQSLFDKTRAPEGKHTVWCYCHVPNGSTRDMTLQIENQIERFAPGFKDLILSRNKMNASDMQTYNPNYIGGDINGGIQDIRQLFTRPVNLFDPYRIPNTSFFICSSSSPPGGGVHGMCGYHAAQAALKFLR from the coding sequence TTGAAAGCTGTAGATAAACATAAGCAATACGATGCAATAATTGTTGGATCAGGCCCCAATGGACTTGCTGCCGGTATCGCTCTAGCTCAAAAAGGTAAAAAGGTTAAAATTATTGAGGCTGGAGACACCGTGGGCGGCGGGGCTAGAACTAAGTTTTTGACCCTTCCGGGATACAAACATGACGTATGTTCTGCTATTCACCCGATGGCTATGGCATCCCCATTTTTCGCAAGTCTTCCTTTAGAAAAATATGGGCTTAAATGGATTACCCCTCCATTTCCTGTGGCACATCCTTTAGATAACGAACCTGCCATCATCATGGACTTGGACATCCATAAAACGGCCAATGAACTTGGGATAGATAAAGCTGCTTATCTAAAACTCTTAAATCCAATCGTTAGAGATTTTAATGACCTGCTGCCAGATTTGCTTGGGCCATTTAATCCCTTTCCCAAAAGCCCAATAAAAGTTGCGAAATTCGGATTAAATGCCATTCGGTCTGCCACCTCTCTTGTCAACTCAAAATTTGATGGGGATAGGAGTCGGGCGCTTTTTGCAGGCCTTGCAGCTCACTCCATACAGCCATTAGACAATGTCGCTACTTCAGCTATTGCATTGGTTTTAGGTGCAGCAGGTCATGCAGTAGGCTGGCCTTTGCCTGAAGGCGGATCCCAATCACTCGCCAATGCTTTAGCTGATCATTTTGCCTTTTTAGGCGGGGAAATAGAAACTGGCAAATTGATTACTTCAGTTGACCAGCTATCAGAAGCCAAGACAATCCTTTTTGACATTACTCCTCAACAAATCTTGTCAATTGCCGAAAACGAAATCCCAAAATCCTATGCTGATAAATTAAAAGATTACCGATATGGCCCAGGGGTTTTTAAGCTTGATCTGGCTCTTGACGGTCCTATCCCATGGAAGGATGAAAACTGTAATAATGCAGCCACTGTTCATATTGGTGGGACTTTTGAAGAAATAGCAGAAGCTGAAAACCAGGTATTTGAAGGCAAGCACCCCGAAAAGCCTTTTGTGCTTTTGACACAACAAAGTCTTTTTGACAAAACTAGGGCACCTGAAGGTAAACATACCGTGTGGTGCTATTGCCATGTTCCAAACGGTTCGACCAGAGATATGACCCTTCAGATCGAGAACCAAATTGAGCGGTTTGCCCCTGGCTTTAAGGACTTAATTCTGTCCAGAAATAAGATGAATGCCTCGGATATGCAAACTTATAATCCTAACTATATAGGAGGAGATATCAATGGTGGTATTCAAGATATCCGTCAACTCTTTACCAGGCCAGTTAACCTTTTTGATCCTTATCGAATACCGAATACATCCTTTTTTATCTGCAGCTCTTCATCTCCTCCAGGTGGCGGAGTTCATGGAATGTGTGGCTATCATGCCGCCCAAGCTGCATTGAAATTTCTTAGGTAA
- a CDS encoding sugar phosphate isomerase/epimerase family protein, which translates to MNKIGFNVLAWSAEMSENLLPVLDRLKRIGYDGAEFFIGGSPEESFKMIGKHCADIGLEVTAVTVMGPEQNPISPDSKIRKAASDQLKWVIDRSHDLNAQVLCGPFHSGFTVFASREPIEDEYNWSAEYLSGVADYAKGAGVLLTPEALNRFECYLCNTMEQLSYLLKKVDHPNVQAMFDTHHANIEEKKLGEAIQYIAPQLGHFHISENDRGTPGSGHVDFDEVFKSLAEVKYKGWLTIEGFTRNDPAFANSIGVWRNFSEPWEMAEKGFELIKGMGEKYGL; encoded by the coding sequence ATGAACAAAATAGGATTTAACGTGCTGGCCTGGTCAGCAGAAATGTCGGAGAATTTATTGCCGGTTTTGGACCGATTGAAGAGGATCGGTTATGATGGAGCAGAATTTTTTATAGGAGGTTCGCCTGAAGAATCCTTTAAAATGATAGGGAAACACTGTGCAGATATAGGACTAGAAGTGACAGCTGTAACCGTGATGGGCCCGGAGCAAAATCCAATTTCTCCAGATTCGAAAATCCGAAAAGCAGCCTCAGACCAGCTCAAGTGGGTCATTGATCGGTCTCATGATCTGAATGCACAAGTGCTTTGTGGTCCTTTTCATTCAGGCTTCACGGTTTTTGCTTCGCGGGAACCTATAGAAGATGAATACAATTGGTCGGCTGAATATCTGAGCGGTGTGGCCGATTACGCGAAGGGTGCAGGGGTGTTATTGACTCCTGAGGCGCTGAATAGATTTGAATGCTATCTCTGTAATACAATGGAGCAACTTTCCTATTTGCTAAAAAAGGTGGATCACCCGAATGTGCAGGCCATGTTTGATACCCATCATGCAAATATCGAGGAAAAGAAATTGGGGGAAGCCATTCAGTACATCGCACCTCAATTAGGTCATTTCCATATTTCTGAAAATGACCGAGGTACTCCAGGTTCAGGTCATGTAGACTTTGACGAGGTGTTCAAATCTCTAGCCGAAGTGAAGTACAAAGGCTGGCTGACTATAGAAGGGTTTACCAGAAATGATCCCGCTTTCGCAAATTCCATCGGTGTGTGGAGAAACTTTTCCGAACCATGGGAAATGGCAGAAAAAGGATTTGAGCTGATCAAGGGCATGGGAGAGAAGTACGGGCTGTAG
- a CDS encoding ThuA domain-containing protein: MKICLSAIILFISFATGFAQNGKTFLQFDGKEGPGKGKHVVLISGDDEYRSEESMPMMAKILSEKYGFKTTVLFPIHPETGDVVPNYQNNIPGLEQLADADLMIMLIRFRDLPLDQMKHLEDYFKAGKPFIALRTSTHPFAVKDENSPYFKWNWNSKIAGWEGGFGQQIVGETWVAHHGIHKSEGTRALVDGVDRDADHPILRGVDDIWAPTDVYSIKNLPSSANVLLYGQSTAGMTAEAPLMYDKSIMPIAWTKEYALDGGKTGMVFGSTLGSSLDFLSEDMRRLVLNASFWLLDMPEVITPELSVDIVGTYEPTMFGFDSFRKGMRVGDFK; encoded by the coding sequence ATGAAAATCTGTCTTTCTGCCATTATTTTATTCATCAGTTTTGCTACAGGATTTGCTCAGAATGGCAAAACTTTCTTACAGTTTGATGGGAAAGAGGGGCCAGGCAAGGGGAAGCATGTGGTCTTGATCTCCGGTGACGATGAGTATCGTTCTGAGGAATCCATGCCTATGATGGCAAAAATTCTTTCGGAAAAATATGGGTTCAAAACCACCGTACTGTTTCCTATCCATCCAGAAACAGGTGATGTGGTACCAAATTACCAAAACAACATACCGGGATTGGAGCAGCTGGCCGATGCTGATCTCATGATCATGCTGATTCGGTTTAGAGACCTTCCACTGGATCAAATGAAGCATTTAGAGGATTATTTCAAAGCTGGAAAACCTTTCATCGCACTCCGGACATCCACTCATCCATTCGCTGTCAAGGATGAAAATTCGCCTTATTTTAAGTGGAACTGGAATAGTAAAATTGCCGGTTGGGAAGGTGGCTTCGGTCAGCAGATCGTAGGAGAGACCTGGGTAGCCCACCATGGCATTCATAAATCTGAAGGTACCAGAGCACTAGTAGATGGAGTAGATCGGGATGCAGATCATCCTATTCTCAGAGGTGTGGACGATATCTGGGCGCCGACTGATGTGTATTCTATTAAAAATCTTCCTTCCTCGGCAAACGTCCTCCTGTATGGTCAATCTACTGCCGGAATGACCGCTGAAGCGCCGTTAATGTATGATAAGTCCATTATGCCTATTGCCTGGACCAAGGAATACGCTTTAGATGGCGGAAAGACCGGGATGGTTTTTGGCAGTACTTTAGGCTCTTCACTGGATTTTCTATCAGAGGATATGAGAAGACTGGTTTTGAATGCCTCCTTCTGGCTTTTGGATATGCCTGAGGTAATTACCCCAGAGCTTTCCGTGGATATTGTAGGGACTTATGAACCGACAATGTTTGGTTTTGATAGTTTTCGAAAAGGAATGAGAGTGGGAGATTTCAAATAG